The Mycolicibacterium aurum genome segment CCCGCACAACGGGCGACGCTCGACGGCGTCGGCGAGGCACTCGCCGGCACGTTCGCGACCCGCGGTCCCGCGGTTGTCGTCCTGCCCGCACTGCTGCGGATGTTTCCACCCACCTGATCAAGGAGACCCATCATGGGTAAGCCGCTCGACATCGCGATCATCGTCGTCTACCTCGCCGCCATGCTGGCCTTCGGGTTCTGGGGTAAGAGCAGGACCAAGGACTCCGCGGACTTCCTCGTGGCGGGACGCAGGCTCGGCCCCACGCTCTACACCGGCACGATGGCCGCTGTGGTGCTCGGCGGGGCGTCCACCGTCGGCGGCGTCGGCCTCGGATACGAGTACGGCATCTCCGGCATGTGGCTGGTGGTGGCGATCGCCGTCGGTCTGCTGTCACTGAGCCTGCTGTTCGCCGGGCGCATCCAGCGGTTGAAGGTCTACACCGTGGCCCAGATGCTGCGGCTGCGTTACGGAATCGACGCGACCGCAGCGTCCGGCATCGTGATGATGGCGTACACCCTGATGTTGTCGGTGACCTCGACGATCGCCTACGCGACCGTCTTCAACGTGCTGTTCGGCACGGATCGCACGGTGTCGGTGATCATCGGTGGCGCGATCGTGATGCTGTACTCGTCGATCGGCGGCATGTGGTCGATCACGCTGACCGACATGGTGCAGTTCATCCTCAAGACCGTCGGCATCTTCTTCCTGCTGCTGCCGTTCACGTGGAACCGGGCGGGCGGACTGGACGGAATCCGAGAGCGGGCCGGGGACACGGTGTTCGACCTCGGCGCCATCGGACTGCCCACGATCATCACGTTTTTCGTCGTCTACAGCTTCGGCATGCTGATCGGCCAGGACATCTGGCAGCGGGTGTTCACCGCCCGGTCACCCGGCGTCGCGAAGTGGGGCGGCACCACCGCCGCGCTGTACTGCGTGCTCTACGGTGTCGCCGGCGCGGCGATCGGCATGGCGGCGTCGACGTTCCTTCCCGACGTCGAGGTCAGCGACGACGTGTACGCCCAGATCGCCGAGTCGATCCTGCCGGTGGGCATCAGCGGCATCGTGCTCGCCGCTGCCGTGGCGGCCATGATGTCGACGGCCTCCGGGGCGCTGATCGCGACGGCGACGGTGGCCAAGACCGACGTGAAGCCGTTGCTGCTCAGGGTCTTCGGCCGATCTGCCGAACGGGACGACGCCGAGCGTGACCTGCATTCGGACCGGAGGTACGTGGTGGTGCTCGGCATCGCGGTGATCGTGATCGCCGCCCTGCTCAACGACGTCGTCGCCGCACTGACCATCGCCTACGACATCCTGGTCGGCGGGTTGCTGGTGGCGATCCTCGGGGGCTTCGTGTGGAAGCGCGCCACCGGCACCGGCGCGCTGTGGTCGATGGGCGTCGGTACCGTCGTCACCCTCGGCACCATGGCCATCGTCGGCGACGTACTGGCCAACGAACCGATCTACTACGGTCTGGGCGCGAGTCTGGTCGTGTACGTGATCGCCAGCCTGTTGACGCCACGGACCTCGCCCGAGGTGTTGCAGGTGTGGGACGACCGGTTGGCGGGCAAGGACGAGGACAAGGTGAGCTCGGCGTAAACGGCGAGTCCACACCCCAACTGGGCCGCCACGCTTCGTTTGCCTCCTCACGCTCGTCAATCCGTCAGGCTCGCCCCGTGGGGTAGGGCGACCCGGCTAGCCTTCCCGTATCAGGTTCTGCCCGGAGCCGATCCACGGATCTTCCTCCTCGCAGCCGTCGCCAATGGTGCTGATCGACGGCGACGCGGCGCATGGTGTGAGCAACCGAAGGGAGGCAGCGCATGACGACACCGACACGACCACTGACGACGGCCGCTGGTGGGCCGCTCATCCGTGATCTGCAGGCCGCGTTGCCCGAGGGCCGGGTGATCATCGACGCCGACGTGGCACACAGCCTCAGCCGGGACCAGGCGGCTGGTGCACCCGCCGGGGAACCGGCAGCCATCGTGCGTGCCCGCAGCACCGACGAGGTCCGCCGGGTGGTCGAGGTTTGTCTGCGACACCGCATCCCGGTTGTCCCGCGCGGAGCGGGCACCGGACTGTCAGGCGGCGCGAACGCCATCGACGGCTGCGTGGTGCTTTCTCTGGAGGCGATGTCGCAGATTCTTGAGATCAACCCGTTGGAACGCCTCGCCGTGGTCCAGCCGGGAGTGGTCAACGATGACCTCCGAGCGGCCGTCGCCGAACACGGACTGTGGTATCCACCTGACCCCGCGAGCTCGCCCTGGTCCACCCTCGGCGGCAATGTAGCGACCAATGCCGGCGGCGTGTGCTGCGTAAAATACGGCGTCACGCGCGAATACGTGCTCGAGCTCGAGGTTGTCACCGGTTCGGCGGAAGTGGTGCGCATCGGGCACCGGACCGCGAAAGGCGTTGCCGGTTACGACCTCGTCAGCCTCCTCGTCGGATCCGAGGGGACGCTGGGCGTCGTCACCGAGATCACGGTACGGCTGCGCACCCTGCCCGGCGCGCCGATCACGGTGGCGGGCTTCTTCCCCTCACTGGTGGCTGCCGGTACCGCGGTGCGTGCGGTCGGTGCGGCGGGCATCACGCCATCGGCGCTCGAACTCATGGACCGGTTCTGTATGCGCGCCGTCGACGAGTGGAAGCAGATGGGGCTGACGGCTGCGGGAGAGATCCTGCTGCTCGCGCGGATCGATGATCCCGAGCCCACCGGCACTGCACTGGCCGAGGCCATCGTCGAGCACTTCCGCGCCAGCGGCGCGTCCTGGGCGGAACGGTCGACCGATCCGGACGAAGCCGAGGCCTTGTTCGCAGCCCGCCGATTGGCCTACCCGGCGCTCGAGCGACTCGGACCGGTGATCACCGAGGACGTCTGCGTGCCCAAGGATCACGTCCCGGAGATGCTGGCCCGTATCGAGGCGCTGGCGGCGCAACACGGTGTGCAGATCGCGAACATCGCGCACGCAGGTGACGGCAACCTGCATCCGTTGATCATCGGTCCGCCCGACGATGATGCGGTCCTATGGCGGCGGATCAACGCCGCTTTCGACGACATTCTCGATGCGGCGCTGTCTCTTGGTGGCACCATCACTGGCGAACACGGGGTCGGACTGCTCAAACGCGGCGGTTTGGTGCACGAATTGTCGCCAACCGTCATGGGACTTCACCGGGCGATCAAAGCTGCACTCGATCCAGCGGGCATTCTCAACCCCGGCAAGATCTTCGAGTAGTTCCCGTCCATCGCGGGCCACCCCGATACAAACATCCCATCGGGTCGACGCCGCGGTGGAGGCACGGGCCACAACCTGGACCACGATGTCAGAGTCCTGCATCAGCGCAGAACCCCGGCGTCGATGACCTGCCCTGCCCCCGGGTTCCAGGTGGCACGTGCCCCGCGAAGCGCGATGATCGCCGAAAGCCGCTGAGGGCGAACGGTTTTGTGATGAGTACGGCTCGGGGCGGCGGGCGAGTAAGGCCATCGGCGGATGCACGAAGAATTCGCGCCCTGCCCCTTTCACAGTATGGCGAGGAGGGGGTCTTGCGGCAAGACCCCCTCGGCGGTGCACACTCGTCCGGCCACGTGATCGGACGTCACGTGATCGGACAGGGGGAATCGTTGTGCCACAGCCACCGAAGCCATTCGAGGTGCACGAGTCAGG includes the following:
- a CDS encoding FAD-binding oxidoreductase, producing MTTPTRPLTTAAGGPLIRDLQAALPEGRVIIDADVAHSLSRDQAAGAPAGEPAAIVRARSTDEVRRVVEVCLRHRIPVVPRGAGTGLSGGANAIDGCVVLSLEAMSQILEINPLERLAVVQPGVVNDDLRAAVAEHGLWYPPDPASSPWSTLGGNVATNAGGVCCVKYGVTREYVLELEVVTGSAEVVRIGHRTAKGVAGYDLVSLLVGSEGTLGVVTEITVRLRTLPGAPITVAGFFPSLVAAGTAVRAVGAAGITPSALELMDRFCMRAVDEWKQMGLTAAGEILLLARIDDPEPTGTALAEAIVEHFRASGASWAERSTDPDEAEALFAARRLAYPALERLGPVITEDVCVPKDHVPEMLARIEALAAQHGVQIANIAHAGDGNLHPLIIGPPDDDAVLWRRINAAFDDILDAALSLGGTITGEHGVGLLKRGGLVHELSPTVMGLHRAIKAALDPAGILNPGKIFE
- a CDS encoding sodium:solute symporter, translated to MGKPLDIAIIVVYLAAMLAFGFWGKSRTKDSADFLVAGRRLGPTLYTGTMAAVVLGGASTVGGVGLGYEYGISGMWLVVAIAVGLLSLSLLFAGRIQRLKVYTVAQMLRLRYGIDATAASGIVMMAYTLMLSVTSTIAYATVFNVLFGTDRTVSVIIGGAIVMLYSSIGGMWSITLTDMVQFILKTVGIFFLLLPFTWNRAGGLDGIRERAGDTVFDLGAIGLPTIITFFVVYSFGMLIGQDIWQRVFTARSPGVAKWGGTTAALYCVLYGVAGAAIGMAASTFLPDVEVSDDVYAQIAESILPVGISGIVLAAAVAAMMSTASGALIATATVAKTDVKPLLLRVFGRSAERDDAERDLHSDRRYVVVLGIAVIVIAALLNDVVAALTIAYDILVGGLLVAILGGFVWKRATGTGALWSMGVGTVVTLGTMAIVGDVLANEPIYYGLGASLVVYVIASLLTPRTSPEVLQVWDDRLAGKDEDKVSSA